The Synechococcus sp. M16.1 genome includes the window CGGCATTGATGAAATCGATGCCGCCGGGCGGGCTCGCTTGGCCTCCCGCGTGGCCATGGGGGCTGATCTGGTGCTGCTGGTGGTGGACAGCGACCTGACCCGAGCCGACCTGGAGGCCTTACGAACGCTGCTGGAGAGCGGCAAGCCCCTGCAGCTGGTGCTGAACCGGAGCGACCGTTGGCCAGAGCAGGAACGTGCCGAACTGCTGCGCAGCATCCGCGCCCGGCTGCCGGTTGATCTGCCGATCACCGCGGCAGCGGCAGCGCCCCGCAGCCCCCAGATCCAGGCCGATGGGCGGGTGCGCAGCACGATCACGACGCCGCAGGTGCAGGATCTGCAGAAGCAGCTCTGCCGGCAGCTGGAGAACGAAGGCACCCTGCTGTTGGCGATTCAGTCGCTGCGTCAGGCCGACCGCTTCCAGAGGGCCTGCCAAGCACTGCGGCTGCAACAGCACCGCCGCACGGCCCAGAGCCTGATCGGTCGTTATGCAGCCGCCAAGGCCACCGGCGTGGCCGTCAACCCTGTAGTGGCATTGGATATGGCCGGAGGCATGGCCTGCGACACCGCCCTGGTGCTGCAGCTCAGCCGTCTCTACAACCTGCCGATGACACCAGCGGCGGCACGGCTGCTGCTCACCCGGCTCTCCAGCCACAACGCCTTGTTGGGCGGGGTGCAGCTGGGGCTGGCGGCCCTCAAGCAGGCCCTGCTGCTGCTGGTGCCGGTGAGCGGCGGCGCCAGCATGGCCCCTGCAGCCCCGGTGGCCTTGGCCCAAGCCGCCCTGGCGGTGCATGCCAGCCGCCGAACGGGGCGTCTGGTGGCGCAGCAGTTGCTGCGACGGCGCGGTGGACAACCCGGTGCGCTGTTACGCCGCCTGGCCGAACGTGATCCCGTGGTGCACCACTGGCTGTTGCGCTGGCCCAAAGCCCTGGAACAAGATCTGCAACCACTGCTGCCCTGAGATGACCGCTGCTGCCATCGCTTTGCTGGGCACCAGCGCCGATCCACCCACCCGCGGCCATCAGGTGCTGCTTGAGGGGCTGTTGAACCGCTACGGCCAGGTGGCGACATGGGCCAGCGACAATCCCCTGAAAGAGCACGATGCCCCCCTGGAGTTGCGAGCGATGCTGCTCGGCCAGCTGGTGCAGCAACTG containing:
- a CDS encoding GTP-binding protein, which gives rise to MSGMQPTPPHTVERCQLLLEHWRSQLQLSPRDQGLLGGELRLLDRQLQRLQQRRLRIALFGRVGVGKSSLINALIRRPLLATDVAHGSTRHQQAVDWPVEIAGLTRVELVDTPGIDEIDAAGRARLASRVAMGADLVLLVVDSDLTRADLEALRTLLESGKPLQLVLNRSDRWPEQERAELLRSIRARLPVDLPITAAAAAPRSPQIQADGRVRSTITTPQVQDLQKQLCRQLENEGTLLLAIQSLRQADRFQRACQALRLQQHRRTAQSLIGRYAAAKATGVAVNPVVALDMAGGMACDTALVLQLSRLYNLPMTPAAARLLLTRLSSHNALLGGVQLGLAALKQALLLLVPVSGGASMAPAAPVALAQAALAVHASRRTGRLVAQQLLRRRGGQPGALLRRLAERDPVVHHWLLRWPKALEQDLQPLLP